One part of the Hyphomicrobiales bacterium genome encodes these proteins:
- a CDS encoding deoxyribodipyrimidine photolyase, with protein sequence MPEFPASRQAALDRLRAFAPRAGRAYAAGRNTDFGAPDQQAVSMLSPYLRRRMITEREVVAEVLKHHAPEAAEKFIQEVFWRTYWKGWLELRPAVWNHYLAEREVALAGPPEGYRAAIEGRTGIEGFDDWARELVQTGWLHNHARMWFASIWIFTLRLPWVLGADFFYQHLVDADPASNTLSWRWVAGLHTKSKTYLARPDNIEKHTQGRFRPTDLAPYAEPVIDGYEIPDLLPPRQAETRVPDGPYALLLTSDDLHPESWPGYDTNPPALVIHVGQLPQEAELNSGTIAAGFTREAIEHTIERLDRPSAKSVATKTALSRLMGEKVLNVLAVPYCCSGTSRAFLNDVLVDLPQEGIAIHEVKRTWDDHAWPHATAGFFKLKKKIPKLLSQTGLIA encoded by the coding sequence ATGCCTGAGTTTCCCGCTTCCCGGCAGGCTGCACTGGATCGGCTGCGCGCTTTCGCGCCCAGGGCCGGCCGCGCCTATGCCGCGGGCCGCAACACAGATTTTGGCGCGCCGGACCAGCAGGCCGTCTCCATGCTGTCGCCCTATCTGCGCCGACGGATGATCACCGAGCGCGAGGTGGTGGCCGAAGTGTTGAAGCATCATGCGCCGGAGGCCGCCGAGAAGTTCATCCAGGAGGTGTTTTGGCGCACCTATTGGAAAGGGTGGCTCGAACTGCGGCCCGCCGTTTGGAACCACTATCTCGCCGAACGCGAGGTGGCGCTCGCCGGCCCACCGGAGGGATATCGGGCCGCCATTGAAGGTCGCACCGGCATAGAAGGGTTCGATGATTGGGCGCGCGAATTGGTCCAAACCGGCTGGCTGCACAACCATGCGCGCATGTGGTTCGCGTCCATTTGGATCTTTACGCTGAGGCTGCCCTGGGTGCTCGGCGCGGATTTTTTCTACCAGCACCTCGTCGATGCCGACCCAGCTTCCAATACGCTCTCCTGGCGCTGGGTGGCTGGCCTCCACACCAAGAGCAAGACTTATCTGGCGCGGCCCGACAACATCGAAAAGCACACCCAAGGCCGTTTCCGGCCGACCGATCTTGCGCCCTATGCCGAACCGGTGATTGACGGGTATGAAATCCCCGATCTGCTGCCGCCAAGACAGGCCGAGACCCGCGTGCCCGATGGACCCTATGCGCTGCTTCTTACGTCGGATGATCTGCATCCGGAAAGCTGGCCGGGCTATGACACCAACCCGCCCGCTCTTGTCATCCATGTCGGGCAATTGCCGCAGGAGGCCGAGCTCAACAGCGGGACCATCGCCGCAGGCTTCACACGCGAAGCGATCGAACACACGATCGAGCGCCTTGATCGCCCAAGCGCCAAAAGTGTCGCGACTAAAACGGCTTTGTCGCGACTAATGGGCGAGAAAGTCCTGAACGTTCTGGCCGTTCCCTACTGTTGTTCCGGAACAAGTCGAGCGTTTTTGAACGATGTTCTGGTTGATTTGCCGCAGGAGGGCATCGCCATCCACGAGGTGAAACGGACGTGGGACGATCACGCCTGGCCGCATGCGACGGCCGGATTTTTCAAGCTGAAGAAGAAAATTCCCAAGCTGCTCAGCCAGACAGGGCTGATCGCTTAG
- a CDS encoding DUF393 domain-containing protein — MSTTSSPIDTAETEKVEPACTVYYDGACPLCQREIAMYQGMDGSEAIRWHDVSTDGTGAEDLATSDAMARFHVRRADGTLVSDARGFFEVMKTIPRLRWLGHMLSVPPIPWIAEGAYRLFLPLRPALKRIVPAPKTKPRNDA; from the coding sequence ATGAGCACAACTTCATCCCCAATCGATACGGCGGAAACCGAAAAGGTCGAACCGGCTTGCACGGTCTACTACGATGGCGCCTGCCCGCTCTGTCAGCGCGAGATCGCCATGTACCAGGGCATGGATGGATCCGAGGCCATCCGCTGGCATGATGTCAGCACCGACGGCACGGGCGCTGAAGATCTGGCGACCAGCGATGCCATGGCTCGCTTCCATGTCCGCCGTGCTGACGGAACGTTGGTGTCCGACGCGCGCGGGTTCTTCGAAGTGATGAAGACGATCCCGCGCCTGCGCTGGCTGGGTCATATGCTGTCCGTGCCGCCGATCCCCTGGATTGCGGAGGGCGCCTACAGGCTCTTCTTGCCCCTGCGCCCGGCCCTGAAACGCATCGTCCCCGCACCGAAGACCAAACCACGCAACGATGCCTGA
- a CDS encoding BLUF domain-containing protein, producing the protein MDLIGLTYVSIRRHKPETDPLEELRRIHQQSVRNNPDLGVTGVLLCTKNHYIQFIEGKEQTTLDLFDKIQKDKAHYNVKLRRSSTLDERQFPDWSMNVVYIQSINQALYGYEDPTSDLNPYHLTSDVLFGLLSAGTKQTLCSQLRVA; encoded by the coding sequence ATGGATTTGATTGGACTGACCTATGTTAGCATTCGCCGGCATAAGCCCGAAACAGATCCACTGGAAGAACTGCGCAGAATTCACCAGCAATCGGTGCGCAACAATCCAGATCTTGGCGTCACTGGCGTGCTGCTTTGCACCAAGAACCACTACATTCAGTTCATTGAGGGCAAAGAGCAGACAACGCTCGATCTGTTCGACAAAATCCAGAAGGACAAGGCGCATTACAACGTCAAGCTGCGTCGGTCCTCGACCCTGGACGAGCGCCAATTTCCAGATTGGTCGATGAATGTGGTCTATATCCAGTCGATCAATCAGGCACTGTACGGCTATGAGGATCCGACCTCGGACCTCAATCCCTACCACCTCACCAGCGATGTCCTGTTCGGGCTCTTGTCGGCGGGCACAAAGCAGACGCTCTGCTCGCAATTGCGCGTCGCCTAA
- a CDS encoding tripartite tricarboxylate transporter TctB family protein: protein MSRDRIGALLLLVFFVAYGYLSTSITLLPFQLNQAFHARTAPQFLTFAGIVLGLFLLVKPGDDRPVDTSGMTFKRVAVLCGLMIFYGLTVRLLGFILSTSIFLMGGFWVMGERRWLVLIGASIPVVIGFWLLMTQGLDVFVEPLPEFLR from the coding sequence ATGTCGCGTGACCGCATAGGCGCATTGCTGCTGCTGGTGTTCTTCGTGGCCTATGGCTATTTGAGCACGAGCATCACGCTGCTTCCCTTTCAGTTGAACCAGGCTTTTCACGCGCGCACCGCGCCGCAGTTCCTCACCTTTGCCGGCATTGTGTTGGGGCTCTTTTTGCTGGTGAAGCCTGGCGATGATCGGCCCGTCGATACCAGCGGCATGACATTCAAGCGCGTGGCGGTGCTGTGCGGCCTGATGATCTTTTACGGGCTCACGGTGCGGCTGCTCGGGTTCATTCTTTCCACCAGCATTTTCTTGATGGGCGGCTTCTGGGTCATGGGCGAGCGGCGCTGGTTGGTGCTGATCGGCGCGTCGATCCCCGTCGTCATCGGGTTCTGGCTGTTGATGACGCAGGGGCTCGATGTTTTCGTTGAACCGCTGCCAGAGTTTTTGAGGTGA
- a CDS encoding ATP-binding cassette domain-containing protein encodes MSSFVEVEGLVKKFNVSKPWLNRVIERLPEQMLTAVSGVSFDIKKGETFALVGESGSGKSTVAKMVIGLLNPTDGLIRVDGQLVHGNADEAARASLRRRMQMIFQDPYASLNPRWRIDRIISEPIRVFGLIDDEAAINRRVGELLELVGLDARDAVKYPHEFSGGQRQRLCIARALSSNPEFLVCDEPTSALDVSVQAQILNLMRDLQDELGLTYLFISHNLAVVRYMANRIGVMYLGGLVEVSDTQDLFSNPAHPYTRMLLDAVPSIAQVGRERQPVQGEIPNPINPPSGCVFHPRCPFANDRCKAEVPQSITVAGRSVACHAVEEGRLDVEQAA; translated from the coding sequence ATGAGTTCTTTCGTCGAAGTCGAAGGGCTGGTGAAAAAATTCAACGTCTCCAAACCCTGGCTCAACCGCGTTATCGAGCGCTTGCCGGAGCAGATGCTGACGGCCGTTTCCGGTGTCTCGTTCGACATCAAGAAGGGTGAAACCTTTGCCCTGGTCGGCGAATCCGGGTCGGGCAAATCCACGGTCGCCAAAATGGTTATTGGCCTGCTCAACCCGACCGACGGGCTTATCCGTGTTGATGGTCAGTTGGTGCACGGCAACGCCGATGAAGCCGCGCGGGCGTCGCTAAGGCGCCGCATGCAAATGATCTTTCAGGATCCCTATGCCAGTCTCAATCCGCGTTGGCGGATCGACCGGATCATCTCCGAGCCCATTCGGGTTTTTGGCCTGATCGATGATGAAGCGGCGATCAACCGGCGGGTCGGCGAATTGTTGGAGCTTGTTGGCCTGGATGCGCGCGACGCAGTGAAGTACCCACACGAGTTTTCTGGCGGTCAGCGCCAGCGTCTTTGTATCGCCAGGGCCCTATCGTCCAACCCGGAGTTTCTGGTTTGCGATGAGCCAACATCGGCGCTTGATGTGTCGGTGCAGGCGCAGATCTTGAACCTGATGCGTGACCTGCAGGATGAGCTTGGCCTCACCTATCTTTTCATCAGCCACAATCTGGCCGTGGTGCGTTACATGGCCAACCGTATTGGCGTCATGTATCTCGGCGGCCTGGTGGAAGTCTCTGATACGCAAGACCTTTTTTCCAATCCCGCGCACCCCTATACGCGCATGCTGCTTGATGCGGTGCCCTCCATCGCCCAGGTGGGCCGTGAACGGCAGCCGGTGCAGGGTGAGATCCCCAATCCGATCAACCCGCCGTCCGGCTGCGTGTTTCACCCACGGTGTCCGTTCGCCAATGATCGCTGCAAAGCCGAGGTTCCCCAAAGCATCACGGTCGCTGGGCGCTCGGTCGCGTGCCATGCCGTGGAAGAGGGTCGGTTGGACGTGGAGCAGGCAGCCTAA
- a CDS encoding FAD-dependent oxidoreductase: protein MTLDVAVIGAGMAGLAAARTLAAAGHAVQVFDKGRGIGGRLSTRRTEFGAFDHGAQYATVRDPAFSQYIAELHEKGAVHVWDSVRDGAMIGKPGMAALVKAGFEGQDGIAVATGFEVAHIGKVAEGYVLSDKDGTHHGPFDKVIVTAPAPQALNLLEAFGEVFQRLGDISYAPSYTLLAAFDKPLDLIDVPELGEASQLSMVCRQSARGPDRTSDHDLWVVQASAAYSATNIEEERDAMVPVLLRLFQDEMGVDVPQPIYGAGHRWRYALVEEALGEPFLLSADGSLGVAGDGLLGPRIELAFLSGAHCGQAMA from the coding sequence ATGACCCTTGATGTCGCAGTGATTGGCGCTGGTATGGCCGGCCTTGCGGCCGCCCGCACCTTGGCGGCGGCGGGCCATGCCGTGCAGGTTTTCGACAAGGGGCGCGGTATTGGCGGGCGTTTGTCGACACGGCGGACCGAGTTCGGGGCCTTCGATCATGGCGCGCAGTACGCCACCGTCCGCGATCCGGCTTTCTCGCAATACATTGCCGAGCTCCACGAAAAGGGCGCGGTGCACGTCTGGGACAGCGTCAGAGATGGCGCGATGATCGGCAAGCCGGGCATGGCGGCTTTGGTGAAGGCCGGTTTTGAAGGCCAGGATGGAATTGCCGTCGCTACGGGTTTCGAGGTCGCCCATATCGGCAAAGTGGCCGAAGGCTATGTGCTCTCTGACAAGGACGGCACCCATCATGGACCGTTCGACAAAGTGATTGTGACAGCGCCCGCGCCGCAAGCGCTCAACCTTCTGGAAGCTTTTGGCGAGGTATTTCAGCGCCTTGGCGATATTTCCTATGCGCCAAGTTACACGCTGCTTGCCGCTTTCGACAAACCGCTTGATCTGATCGATGTGCCGGAGCTTGGCGAGGCGAGCCAGCTTTCCATGGTTTGCCGCCAGTCAGCGCGTGGGCCTGATCGAACGAGCGATCATGATCTGTGGGTGGTGCAGGCTTCGGCTGCTTATTCAGCAACCAACATTGAAGAAGAGCGAGATGCCATGGTGCCGGTTCTTCTGCGCCTTTTTCAGGATGAGATGGGCGTTGATGTGCCCCAGCCGATCTACGGCGCCGGTCATCGCTGGCGCTATGCGCTGGTCGAGGAAGCGTTGGGCGAACCCTTCCTGCTCAGCGCAGATGGCTCGCTTGGCGTTGCCGGCGATGGTCTGCTTGGGCCGCGCATCGAGTTGGCGTTTCTTTCCGGCGCCCATTGTGGCCAGGCGATGGCTTAG
- a CDS encoding tripartite tricarboxylate transporter substrate binding protein gives MTKTLKRALLGTAAAAMLAGGAFTAAQADHHVVSELHFLIPGGAGGGWDGTARGTGEALTEAGLLESASYENMSGGGGGVAIAHLIETAEQQQGTLMVNSTPIVIRSLQGVFPQSFRDLTPVAGTIGDYAAIVVHNDSEYQSFEELLADYNADPRSVGIAGGSVAGGMDHLVAALVMRAAGGDPTEVKYIPYDAGGDAMAGLLSGEAQALSTGFSEAVEMARQDQVRILCVTSLEPVAAAPDAPTCDSAGAPGAEFVNWRGFFGAPDLPAELSQAYQNKLAAMYETDAWAEVRDRNGWVEIFNPGDEFTGFLEEQEQIIGDLMRELGFL, from the coding sequence ATGACCAAGACACTCAAACGGGCCCTTTTGGGCACGGCTGCTGCTGCCATGCTTGCCGGAGGCGCGTTCACTGCTGCGCAGGCCGACCACCATGTGGTGAGCGAACTGCACTTTCTCATTCCAGGCGGCGCAGGCGGCGGCTGGGACGGCACGGCACGCGGCACCGGCGAAGCACTGACCGAAGCCGGCCTTTTGGAGTCCGCATCCTATGAAAACATGTCCGGCGGCGGCGGCGGTGTGGCGATTGCCCACCTGATCGAAACCGCTGAACAGCAGCAGGGCACGCTTATGGTGAACTCCACACCGATCGTGATCCGCTCGCTGCAGGGCGTGTTCCCGCAATCGTTCCGCGACCTGACGCCGGTCGCCGGCACGATCGGCGACTATGCGGCGATCGTTGTGCACAATGACTCTGAATATCAGTCGTTCGAAGAGCTCCTGGCCGACTACAACGCCGATCCACGCTCGGTGGGCATTGCCGGCGGTTCGGTTGCCGGCGGCATGGACCATCTGGTGGCGGCGCTGGTGATGCGCGCTGCCGGTGGTGACCCGACCGAAGTCAAGTACATCCCTTATGATGCTGGTGGCGACGCCATGGCGGGTCTTCTGTCAGGCGAAGCGCAGGCGCTTTCAACCGGTTTCTCGGAAGCCGTTGAGATGGCGCGCCAAGATCAGGTGCGCATTCTCTGCGTGACCTCGCTTGAGCCGGTGGCGGCTGCTCCGGACGCGCCAACCTGCGACAGCGCCGGCGCACCGGGCGCTGAGTTCGTCAACTGGCGTGGGTTCTTTGGTGCCCCCGACCTGCCGGCCGAACTGTCGCAGGCTTATCAGAACAAGCTGGCGGCGATGTACGAGACCGACGCCTGGGCCGAAGTGCGCGATCGCAACGGCTGGGTTGAAATCTTCAATCCGGGCGACGAGTTCACCGGCTTCTTGGAAGAGCAGGAGCAGATCATTGGGGATCTGATGCGCGAGCTCGGGTTCCTTTGA
- a CDS encoding tripartite tricarboxylate transporter permease, with protein sequence MLEGILSGVGVAAQPINLLMVMVGCFAGTFIGMLPGLGPISAIALMIPITYGFDPSTGLILMAGVYYGAIFGGSTSSILINAPGVAGTVASSFDGYPLAKAGHAGKALAIAAYSSFSGGTIAAIFLLIAAPALAQVSLSFQSTDYFALMVLGLTAVAAFAGKGNLVKALLMTILGLMLSTVGTDQAQGVPRFTLGMLDLIDGISFLLLAMATFALSEALMAVLRPKSAADQAKELEAQKNLGSMRLSKSEVKEIAPVVGRSSVLGFFIGVLPGAGATIASFLAYGVEQRLAGPKKGKEFGKGSVRGLAAPETANNAACSGSFVPLLTLGIPGSGTTAIMLGALLSYGIQPGPRLFIDNPEVFWSVIISMYIGNIVLLVLNLPLIPYIARVLALPSAVLVPYILFFSLIGVYFVSFNTFDIHLMVLFAIVALVLRLLDFPMAPMLLGFILGGMMEENLRRALIISDDSWAFLWERPLTASILAIAILILFVPILTPYIARMKDKVYDKAGEGG encoded by the coding sequence ATGCTTGAAGGGATTCTCTCCGGCGTCGGCGTCGCTGCCCAGCCGATCAACCTTTTGATGGTGATGGTCGGCTGCTTTGCCGGCACCTTTATCGGCATGCTGCCGGGCCTTGGTCCAATTTCAGCCATCGCGCTGATGATCCCGATCACCTATGGCTTTGATCCTTCCACCGGCCTCATCCTGATGGCGGGTGTCTATTATGGCGCGATTTTTGGCGGCTCGACCTCCTCGATCCTGATCAATGCGCCGGGCGTTGCCGGCACGGTGGCGTCCTCCTTCGATGGTTATCCGCTGGCCAAAGCCGGGCACGCCGGCAAGGCGCTGGCGATTGCAGCCTACTCGTCGTTTTCCGGCGGCACGATCGCTGCTATCTTTTTGCTGATCGCCGCCCCGGCGCTGGCGCAGGTATCACTATCCTTCCAGTCGACCGACTACTTCGCACTGATGGTGCTCGGGCTGACCGCTGTGGCCGCCTTTGCCGGTAAGGGCAATCTGGTCAAAGCCCTGCTCATGACCATTCTCGGGCTGATGCTCTCGACCGTCGGCACCGACCAGGCGCAGGGCGTGCCGCGATTCACCCTTGGCATGCTCGATCTCATCGACGGCATCTCCTTCCTCCTCTTGGCGATGGCGACCTTCGCGCTGTCAGAGGCTCTGATGGCCGTGCTGCGTCCAAAATCGGCGGCCGATCAGGCCAAGGAGTTGGAGGCACAGAAAAACCTTGGCTCGATGCGGCTTTCGAAAAGCGAGGTGAAAGAGATCGCTCCCGTTGTCGGGCGGTCGTCGGTGCTTGGTTTCTTCATTGGGGTGTTGCCGGGGGCCGGTGCGACCATCGCCTCGTTCCTCGCCTATGGCGTCGAGCAGCGTTTGGCCGGTCCGAAAAAGGGCAAGGAATTCGGCAAAGGTTCGGTACGCGGGCTTGCTGCGCCAGAAACGGCCAACAACGCGGCTTGCTCAGGCTCGTTCGTGCCGCTTCTGACGCTGGGCATTCCGGGTTCGGGCACCACGGCGATCATGCTTGGGGCGCTGCTCTCCTACGGCATTCAGCCGGGGCCGCGCCTCTTCATCGACAATCCGGAAGTCTTCTGGTCGGTGATCATTTCCATGTACATCGGCAACATCGTGCTCCTGGTGCTAAACCTACCGCTGATCCCTTACATTGCCCGCGTGCTGGCGCTGCCGAGCGCGGTGCTGGTGCCCTACATCCTCTTCTTCTCGCTGATCGGCGTCTATTTCGTTTCCTTTAATACCTTCGACATTCATTTGATGGTGTTGTTCGCCATCGTCGCCTTGGTGTTGCGCCTGCTTGATTTTCCGATGGCGCCGATGCTGCTCGGCTTCATTCTGGGCGGGATGATGGAAGAGAACTTGCGCCGAGCGCTCATTATCTCCGATGATAGCTGGGCGTTCCTGTGGGAGCGGCCTCTGACGGCTTCGATCCTGGCGATCGCGATCCTGATCCTTTTCGTTCCGATCCTCACGCCCTACATCGCCCGGATGAAAGACAAGGTCTACGACAAGGCCGGCGAAGGCGGGTAA
- a CDS encoding BCCT family transporter, whose protein sequence is MPIKPPITDLPIRVAKSGFYRGFTKDVTITAKILVGGLILWAIAFPDQAASVLGALNSIILASFNYWYVYSVAFFLILCFVLALWPTAGRMKLGVEEDKPEFTNFSWFSMMFGAGIGIGMLTFATAEPMYHFAANPATIQGITEGSTAGNVRDAYIWSFTHWGLAAWACYAIVGLALAFFSYRRGLPLTIRSALTPIFGQKLSGPVGHVVDIVAVVATVLGVSQTLGFGVEQFISGLSRIGFGDWLYSVNEAGERSSSTLGIIFALLVIMGASTLSALSGVGKGIKWLSNINMGLSFFILAFFLLFGSTFFGAQALILGIFDYLVSIPGNFLTVWSADGTETGDALAGWQGGWTIFYWAWWIAFAPFVGVFLARISKGRTIREYVLGAMMIPAVMCFVWFALVGGTAIDLELTGVADGAIAGAGQADQLFAMLSVMLSDGLAYIMSVVVVILLLTYLVTSADSAVLIINTINAAGDEGPKARPHILFWGAALAFVVGGLIIAGGLGAIQTAMVIGALPFSLVMVLMGLSLIRAIYKDGQREKHGLPTTFVSEDDEGAASAPAPAE, encoded by the coding sequence ATGCCCATTAAACCACCCATTACCGACCTTCCCATCCGCGTTGCCAAGTCCGGCTTTTATCGTGGCTTCACCAAAGACGTCACGATCACAGCCAAAATCCTTGTGGGTGGCTTGATCCTCTGGGCTATCGCCTTTCCCGACCAGGCAGCCTCTGTGCTTGGCGCGTTGAACAGCATCATTCTTGCGTCGTTCAACTATTGGTACGTCTATTCCGTCGCCTTCTTTCTGATTCTCTGTTTCGTCCTCGCGCTTTGGCCAACAGCCGGGCGCATGAAGCTCGGCGTTGAAGAGGACAAGCCGGAGTTCACCAACTTCTCTTGGTTCTCCATGATGTTCGGCGCAGGTATTGGCATCGGTATGCTGACCTTTGCGACCGCCGAGCCGATGTACCATTTCGCCGCTAACCCGGCGACCATTCAGGGCATCACCGAAGGCAGCACGGCAGGTAATGTCCGCGATGCCTATATTTGGTCGTTCACCCATTGGGGTTTGGCCGCCTGGGCCTGCTACGCGATCGTCGGCTTGGCGCTGGCGTTTTTCTCCTACCGGCGCGGCCTACCGCTGACGATCCGCTCGGCGCTCACCCCAATCTTCGGTCAGAAACTGTCCGGTCCGGTCGGACACGTGGTCGATATCGTCGCCGTTGTTGCGACCGTTTTGGGTGTATCCCAAACACTTGGTTTCGGTGTGGAGCAGTTCATCTCCGGACTGTCGCGCATCGGCTTTGGTGATTGGCTCTACAGCGTCAACGAGGCTGGTGAGCGGTCTTCATCCACCCTCGGCATCATCTTTGCACTCTTGGTCATCATGGGTGCATCCACGCTTTCGGCCCTATCGGGCGTCGGCAAAGGCATCAAGTGGCTGTCCAACATCAATATGGGCCTCAGCTTCTTTATCCTCGCCTTCTTCCTGCTGTTTGGTTCCACCTTCTTCGGCGCACAGGCGCTGATCCTCGGCATCTTCGACTATCTGGTGTCGATCCCAGGCAATTTCCTGACGGTTTGGTCGGCTGACGGCACCGAAACCGGCGATGCGCTTGCTGGGTGGCAGGGTGGCTGGACCATCTTCTACTGGGCCTGGTGGATCGCATTCGCACCATTCGTCGGCGTGTTCCTCGCCCGCATCTCCAAAGGCCGCACGATCCGTGAGTATGTGCTGGGCGCCATGATGATCCCAGCGGTCATGTGCTTCGTCTGGTTCGCTTTGGTCGGCGGTACTGCCATCGATCTGGAACTTACCGGCGTTGCCGATGGCGCCATCGCTGGCGCGGGCCAAGCCGATCAGTTGTTCGCGATGCTTTCCGTGATGCTCAGTGATGGCCTGGCCTACATCATGTCGGTCGTTGTCGTGATCTTGCTGCTGACCTATCTGGTCACCTCGGCCGACAGCGCGGTGTTGATCATCAACACGATCAACGCAGCCGGCGATGAAGGGCCCAAGGCACGTCCACACATCCTCTTCTGGGGTGCAGCGCTTGCCTTCGTGGTCGGTGGCCTGATCATTGCTGGTGGGCTGGGCGCCATCCAGACCGCAATGGTCATCGGAGCTCTACCGTTCAGCCTTGTTATGGTGCTGATGGGCCTGTCGCTGATCCGCGCCATTTACAAAGATGGCCAGCGCGAAAAGCACGGTCTGCCAACCACCTTTGTCAGCGAAGACGACGAAGGTGCAGCATCGGCCCCTGCTCCGGCAGAGTAG
- a CDS encoding ABC transporter ATP-binding protein, giving the protein MSESETLTPAASSPEALLQVRDLVVEFPTRHALLRAIDGVSFDVHRGEVLGLVGESGAGKSITGAAIIGLLEPPGRIGGGTVTLDGQRIDGLPLEEMRKIRGKKIAMIFQDPLTSLNPLYSIGRQLTETIQTHLSMSDSQARERAVSLLEDVGIPAASERLDAFPHEFSGGMRQRVVIALALAAEPELIIADEPTTALDVSVQAQVIALLKRLCAERGTAVILVTHDMGVIAETAHRVAVMYSGRIAEIGPVNDVVHNPHHPYTVGLMGAIPDLETEGDRLAQIHGSMPRLDRLPEGCAFNPRCPRRFEPCATKRPDLMPVDQSHAACFLHDPAYTHLATKEAAE; this is encoded by the coding sequence ATGAGTGAATCCGAAACCCTCACGCCAGCCGCTTCCTCACCAGAGGCATTGCTTCAAGTGCGCGACCTGGTGGTGGAGTTTCCCACGCGCCATGCGCTTTTGCGCGCCATCGACGGTGTGTCTTTTGACGTGCATCGTGGCGAAGTTCTTGGTCTTGTCGGCGAATCCGGGGCGGGCAAGTCGATTACAGGCGCGGCGATCATCGGTCTTTTGGAACCGCCTGGGCGCATCGGCGGCGGGACGGTTACGCTGGACGGCCAGCGCATTGACGGTTTGCCGCTTGAAGAGATGCGCAAGATCCGCGGCAAGAAAATCGCCATGATCTTCCAGGATCCGCTGACCAGTTTGAACCCGCTCTACTCCATCGGGCGGCAGCTGACGGAGACCATCCAGACGCATCTGAGCATGAGCGATTCCCAGGCCCGCGAGCGGGCGGTTTCGCTGCTGGAAGATGTCGGTATTCCGGCCGCATCTGAGCGCCTTGATGCCTTCCCGCATGAATTCTCCGGGGGGATGCGACAACGGGTGGTGATCGCGCTGGCGCTGGCCGCCGAACCGGAACTGATCATCGCTGACGAGCCGACGACGGCGCTCGATGTGTCGGTGCAGGCGCAGGTGATCGCTCTGCTCAAACGCCTGTGCGCCGAGCGCGGTACAGCGGTCATTCTGGTAACCCATGATATGGGCGTGATCGCTGAAACCGCGCACCGTGTGGCCGTCATGTATTCCGGTCGGATCGCCGAGATCGGACCGGTCAATGACGTCGTGCATAACCCGCACCACCCCTACACGGTTGGTTTGATGGGGGCGATCCCCGACCTTGAGACGGAAGGCGATCGGTTGGCGCAGATCCACGGATCGATGCCTCGCCTTGACCGGCTGCCCGAAGGCTGCGCCTTCAATCCGCGCTGCCCGCGACGGTTCGAGCCCTGCGCCACCAAGCGCCCGGATTTGATGCCGGTTGATCAGTCCCATGCCGCCTGCTTCCTGCATGATCCGGCCTACACCCATCTTGCCACCAAGGAGGCGGCTGAATGA